GCTCCCGTGCCCGCGTTGGGGCAGGCGCTGACGCGCACCATCTATGTGTCGCTCGACCCACATCAATTGTACTACTCAGCGAGAGCGCACTGGGCCCACCGGCGCGCCCCGCCACGCGCGCACCGTCTCTCAGGTCATCGAGAGCCGGATGGACGGATTTGCGGTCGGCGACTTCGTATTCAACACAACGGCTGGACCGAATATGCGCTCATGGGCGAGGGGATGGGTCTGGCGCCCGGGCTACATGGTCCCGCGTAAGCTCGATCCGTCCGTCGGACGCATCTCGCAAGCCGTGGGCGTGCTTGGAATACTGGGGCTGACCCCCCACGCCCGGATGAACTTAATGGCCTCGCTACAGCCGACGGTGATGGTGTCGGCGGCTTCGGGCGGGGTCGGCCAGATCGCCGGGCAGTTCGCCAAACAGCGGGGCGCGCGGGTCATTGGGAGCGCTGGGCGTGATGCCAAATGCAAGCTTGTAACTGTTGAGCTGGGCTTTGATGCCTGCCTTTCCCATCTTTCGCCTAGTCTATCAGCCGATCTCACCGCGGTTTGCCAAGCCGGCATTGACGTCTATTTCGAGAATGCGGGCGGCAAAGTATTCGAGGCAGTGCTTCCGCTGTTCAATCAGGCGTGCGGATGACCATCTGCGGCCTCATCGCCCATTATGGTGATGAGGACGGGGCGTCGACAGACGCGCAGCGCTGATGAAGAGGGTAAACCAATCTTCAAGGCGCGGAACGTGAGGGTAGGGAATCTCTCCGTCAGCAGCACGAGGAGATGTTGGCCTATCTCGCGCCCCTGGTGAAGGCGAGTAAGGTCAAGTACCGCGAGGACATCCGCCAGGGATTGGAGACCATCCCGAGCGCTTTCGCCGAAATGCTACGCGGAGACAATTTCGGTAAGATGCTGGTGCAGGTGAGTCCCGATCCGACGCGTGGAGCCCGTGCGCCCCGAAAGTCACCACAAGGTCCATTCGGGACTGCAGCCTGATTTGGCGATCTCCGCTGCATTCGAGCGGTGCAGTGGCGACCGCTTGAAAATGCGCGCGGCCGCTGCCGCCAAGCCAATTGAGCACCCGAAAGGGTTATCCCATCGTCGGCATCACGAATTCAGCTCCGGCCCGAATACCCGTCGGCCATCTTGTCGTGATTGTCTTCGACTTGGTATAGAACCGAATGCCCTCCGGACCATGCATGTGGTGGTCGCCAAACAAGGATGCCTTCCAGCCGCCGAACGAGTGAAATGCCATCGGGACCGGAATTGGTACATTGACGCCGACCATACCGACCTGAATTTGATGGGCGAATTCCCGGGCCGCATCGCCGTCCCTGGTGAATATCGCGGTGCCGTTGCCAAATTCGTGCTGGTTGATCATATCGGCTGCATCGTCGTACGATCTCGCGCGAGCGACCGCTAGCACCGGACCGAAAATCTCCTCCCGATAAATCTTCATGTCCGTCGTGACACGGTCGAAAAGCGTTCCTCCGATGAAATAGCCATTTTCATAACCTTGACGCCTGAAGTCGCGCCCATCGACCACGAGCTCAGCGCCCTCGGCTACACCAGTGTCAATATAGGCGCGAACCTTGCCGAGGTGCTGCTCGGTCACCAAGGGGCCCATCTCGGCGTCGGGGTCGGTACCGGGCCCGATGTTCAACGCTCGCACCTTCGGGGCCAGTTTTTCGATTAGGCGTTGGGCAGTCGTCTCGCCGATCGGGACCGCAACTGAAATCGCCATGCAGCGCTCGCCGGCAGAGCCGTAGGCGGCGCCCATGAGCGCATTCACCGCCTGATCCATGTCAGCGTCCGGCATGACAATCATATGGTTCTTGGCGCCGCCAAGCGCCTGGCAACGCTTGCCGTACCGGGTCGCGGTCTCGTAAATGTAGCGCGCAATTGGCGTCGATCCGACGAAACTCATGGCTGCAACATCAGGGTGTGTGAGAAGCGCGTCAACTGCTTCTTTGTCGCCCTGCACAACGTTGAAGACGCCGCGGGGCAGGCCTGCTTCCTCGAGCCATTTCGCCAGGATGAGCGAAGCAGACGGATCGCGCTCAGATGGTTTGAGAATGAAAGTGTTGCCGCAGGCGAGGGCGACGGGGAACATCCACATCGGGACCATGGCCGGAAAGTTGAATGGCGTGATGCCGGCCACAACACCCAACGGCTGCCGCAGCGAATGGCTGTCAACGCGCGTACCGACGTTCTCCGTAATTTCACCCTTCAAGAGCTGCGGTGCGCCCGTGGCGAACTCCACCACTTCCATTCCGCGTTGGACCTCACCCTTGGCATCCGAAACCACCTTGCCGTGTTCGGCTGTGATGGCATGGGCGAGTTCGTCAGTCCGCTCTCCAAGAATGCGCAAGAAGCGATTGAGGATCCGTGCTCGCCGGAGCGGAGGCGTAGCGGCCCAAGCCGGGAAGGCGGCACGCGCGGCAGCTACAGCAGCTCTCACGTCGTCCGGCGAAGCCAAACCGAGCGTCCCGGATTGTTGGCCAGTTGCAGGATTGAACACGGGCGAAGTCCTGCCGCTCCTGCTTTGCACCACTTCGCCATTGATGAAGTTCAGAATAGTCGCGGACACGGCAGTGCTCCTCTGTAAAACGCTTGATCACATCTCATAATGAGAGCATGAAGTTGCGCCTCAACGACCGAATTCGCGGCTCTGTTGTGCAGAAAGTGTCGCCCATGAACTGGGAGAGAGTCCGCATCTTCCTGGAAGTTGCACGTGCAGGTCAGTTCCTGAAGGCGGCAAAGCATTTACGGCTGAACCATGCGACTGTTGCGCGTCAAGTCACGGCGTTGGAAAAGGGTCTCAAGGTTAAGCTGCTTGAGCGCCATACGTCCGGCTGTGCGTTGACAGCGGCAGGCGAAGCCCTTGTGGCAGCTGCGGAACGCGCCGAAAGCGAGTTTCTCAAGGTGGGCGGCAGCATCGGAGGCGCGGCTGAAGCGATCACCGGCACTGTGCGCGTCGGGGCGCCGGATGGACTTGGCAACTATTTTCTGGCTGATCAACTGGGGACGCTTGCCGCCAGACATCCTGAACTGGTGATCCAACTCGTGCCGCTTCCACGCACCTTTTCATTGTCGCGGCGAGAGGCTGATATCGCGATTACTCTGGACAGGCCGAAGCAGGGACGATTAGTTCTGTCGAAACTGACCGATTACACGCTCAGCGTCTATGCCGCCGAAAGTTATTTGTTGCGTGAAGGACAAATTGAAAGACAGTCTGAACTGACAGGTCGGCTCTTCGTCACGCATGTAGAGGACTTCGCGTACAGCCGGGCGCTCGATTACGCATCAGCACTCGGCAAGCTCATGTCGCGCCGATACGAATGCGGAAGTGTCGTTGCTCAAATGGAGGCCGTGCGAAGCGGCCATGGGATCGGAATTTTACACGACTATGCTGCCCGGCTTTATCCGGAGCTGCAGCGTTTGCTCCCTGATGTGCGGTTCGTACGAAGTTACTGGCTCACCTCTCATCCCGATACTCACGAAACACGACGGGTCCAGGAAGTTCATCGATTCATAGTCGCATCAGTGAAAGCGGTCAGAAACAGCTTCGAGTCGAACTGACCTGATCGTGCAAATATGGCAGCCGAGGCGCTGGCGGTCGTCTGCGGCTAGTCGACATAGCTTGATCGAGACAACAAAATTGGTGATCGCGAGGATCGCCGCTCGACCCGCAGGCCACTGGGATTAAAGTCCCGCCATCATCACGTATTTGATCTGTACATATTCTTCCATGCCGTGGTGGGAGCCTTCGCGTCCCAAACCGCTTTCCTTGACGCCGCCGAAAGGCGCGACTTCCGTCGTGATCAGGCCGGTGTTGGCGCCGACCATGCCCGATTCCAGCGCTTCCGCGACGCGCCAGACGCGGCCGAGATCGCGGGAATAGAAGTAGGAGGCGAGCCCGAACGGCGATGCGTTGCACATCGCGATCACGTCGGCCTCGTCCTTGAAGCGGATTATCGGCGCGAGCGGCCCAAAGGTCTCCTCCTGCGCGACCAGCGAGTCCGACGTGACGTCCGCGAGCACGGTCGGCTCGAAGAACGAGCGTCCCAGCACATGGCGCTTGCCTCCGGTCATGACCTTGGCGCCGCGCTTCACGGCGTCCGCGATATGCCGCTCGATCTTGTCGACTGCCTCCATGTTGATCAGCGGCCCCTGCACGACGCCGCTTTCCGTGCCGTCGCCGATCTTCATCGCCGCGACCTTCTTCGACAGCTTCTGCACGAATTCGTCGTAGATGCCCGCTTGGGCGTATAGGCGGTTCGCGCAGACGCAGGTCTGGCCCATGTTGCGGTACTTCGAGACGATTGCGCCTTCGACCGCGGCATCGATGTCCGCATCGTCGAACACCACGAAGGGCGCGTTACCACCTAGCTCCAGGCCGAGCTTCTTCACGCCGACAGCAGCCTGCCGGTAGAGGATCTTGCCAACCTCGGTCGAGCCAGTGAAGCCGACGAAGCGCACGGCGGGATGCTCGCACAGAACTTTGCCGATCGGCCGCGAATCCCCGGTGATCACGTTGAAGACACCTTTGGGTACGCCGGCCTTCTCGGCGAGGGCGACAAGCGCCAGTGCCGAAAGTGGTGTCTCACTGGCTGGCTTCAGCACAACGGTGCAGCCTGCGGCGAGCGCCGGCGAGACCTTGCGGGTGATCATTGAATTCGGGAAGTTCCACGGCGTAATGGCGCCGCAGACGCCAATCGGCTGCTTAATCGCAAGCAGCCTTGCATCCGGGCGCGGCGAGGGAATTGTCTCGCCATAGACGCGGCGAGCTTCCTCGGCGAAGAACTCGACATAGGCGCCGCCGATATCGATCTCGCCAAGCGCCTCGGTGAACGGCTTGCCCTGCTCGGAGGTGAGGATGAGTGCTAGGTCCTCGCGGTTGGCGACGATCAATTCGTACCATTTGCGTAAGGTGTTGGAGCGCTGCTTGGCCGTGAGCTTGGCCCAGGCCGCGAAGGCGCGCTCGGCGGCTTCCACGGCGCGCGTAGCATCGTCGGCTGAGAGCCGCGGCACCTTGGCGAGTTCCATGCCGGTCGCCGGATTGTTCACCGAATAGCTGGGTGAGCCGATCCAGGAGCCATCAATGTAGCAGGCCTCGCGCAGAAGCGACGGGTCCTTAAGACGGTCCCGCAGGGTGGACGAGCCTTGCAGAGCTCCTGCGGCGGCGGTCGGGGTCATTGCGTTGCTCCTGGGGGACCGTCGAATACGAGCGATCGCGTCTTTAGTGAAAAATGGCCGCGATAGATACCGCGCGGCCAGGTCAGGGAGGAGAAGCTTCGAAGGGCACTGAATAGGAGCGCAGTAAGTAGATGAAACTCGCTGGCAACTCCAATCTCGTACGAAACGTCGTCAATCGTGCGAGCCCACATCGCATACTCACTTCTTCGGGAGGATTGGCGGCGTTTGTCTTGATATCTTGCAGATTTTACGCGTCGCTAAGCTCGGCTGCAGCTGCTACCTTAAGCTTCTCTCAAAGATTGTTCAAACTTCGCTGTCGTTCATTGCGGTCATCGAACAAATCGCTCCGTGTACGTTTGCGTACCCGTTGCTAGCGTCGGCTCAGGATCTCAAAATCAAACACCTCGTCAACGAGTGGCAGACAAACATACGGCTCGGCGATTTGGCAGCGTAGCTGCGCGTCGCGACAGCTCGATATCATCACTGCTCGCGGGTTCCGCAGTCCTCCCGTGAAGAATGCGGGCGCGTTGATTGAAGTGATCTTTTGAGCGTGCGCAGTTTCCAGCGAAGGCCCGGATGATGGCACGCAAGAGTTCTGCGAGCCATCGCAGGAGCAGGCCAAGTTGTAGCCGACCGCGGCGAGAATAGCGTTGATGCCGTCCCCGACGGGGCCCTTGAGATAGTTGCGGTCCATGCGGTGCTCGGCCTTGGCTGATGACAGGCGCGACAGCCGCGCGACGCTTCATCTCGCTACGGATGGAAGCCGTGACGCGGCGGACCAGACCCGAGATCCAGGCCCTGAACCGGTGCGGGTGGTTGTGCCCGCGATACCCTTTATCGACGTGGATGCGGCGAACCTGCACGCCGGTGAGCTTCTCGATGTCGCCGATTACGGGGCCGAGCGTGTGCCGGTCGAAGGGATTGCCATGCAGGGCCTTGACATTGAGCAAGAACTGTCCGCCTTTCGGCGGCGTCACGGGGGTGGCGATGCTGACCTTGCAGCCGAACTCGTAGGGCGCGCGGGCTTTCCCTTTGCGGATGCACTCGACCTCCGGCGCATGTAACGCATAGACCTTGGGGCCGCGCTGATGCTAATCCTGGGTGCGCACCCGCTGCGCCAGATCAAGCAGCGGGCCGAAGCGAGCTTCCAGCGCCGCATCGCCATCAATCTTGCGGCGGATGTCGCGGATGATCCGGCCAAGCCGTGTCCGCAGGAACTTGAGCTGCCGCCGGGCGCGTTTGAAACTGGTGGGCGTGGGTATAGCGGCCGGTCATGATGGCGGCGCGCTTGGCCAGGCGCAGATAGCTCTGGCGCAGCGGCACACGGTTACGCTTGGCGAACCCGACCAGCTTGATGATTGCCCATGCAGCAGCCGCGTATCGGTCGGATGTGCAACCGCCTTGGGCTGCACCGTGGTATCGACGACCACCCGTTCCAGGTCCTTGGGACCGATGGCGCCGGTCTTGTGCGCCACTGAAAGACTTTCCTGGATCAGCGCGGCGAGCTGTTCCTCGCCGAGCCGCTGGCGCCAGCGCGTCGTC
This portion of the Bradyrhizobium diazoefficiens genome encodes:
- a CDS encoding zinc-binding dehydrogenase; its protein translation is MDGFAVGDFVFNTTAGPNMRSWARGWVWRPGYMVPRKLDPSVGRISQAVGVLGILGLTPHARMNLMASLQPTVMVSAASGGVGQIAGQFAKQRGARVIGSAGRDAKCKLVTVELGFDACLSHLSPSLSADLTAVCQAGIDVYFENAGGKVFEAVLPLFNQACG
- a CDS encoding CoA-acylating methylmalonate-semialdehyde dehydrogenase, coding for MSATILNFINGEVVQSRSGRTSPVFNPATGQQSGTLGLASPDDVRAAVAAARAAFPAWAATPPLRRARILNRFLRILGERTDELAHAITAEHGKVVSDAKGEVQRGMEVVEFATGAPQLLKGEITENVGTRVDSHSLRQPLGVVAGITPFNFPAMVPMWMFPVALACGNTFILKPSERDPSASLILAKWLEEAGLPRGVFNVVQGDKEAVDALLTHPDVAAMSFVGSTPIARYIYETATRYGKRCQALGGAKNHMIVMPDADMDQAVNALMGAAYGSAGERCMAISVAVPIGETTAQRLIEKLAPKVRALNIGPGTDPDAEMGPLVTEQHLGKVRAYIDTGVAEGAELVVDGRDFRRQGYENGYFIGGTLFDRVTTDMKIYREEIFGPVLAVARARSYDDAADMINQHEFGNGTAIFTRDGDAAREFAHQIQVGMVGVNVPIPVPMAFHSFGGWKASLFGDHHMHGPEGIRFYTKSKTITTRWPTGIRAGAEFVMPTMG
- a CDS encoding LysR family transcriptional regulator, producing MNWERVRIFLEVARAGQFLKAAKHLRLNHATVARQVTALEKGLKVKLLERHTSGCALTAAGEALVAAAERAESEFLKVGGSIGGAAEAITGTVRVGAPDGLGNYFLADQLGTLAARHPELVIQLVPLPRTFSLSRREADIAITLDRPKQGRLVLSKLTDYTLSVYAAESYLLREGQIERQSELTGRLFVTHVEDFAYSRALDYASALGKLMSRRYECGSVVAQMEAVRSGHGIGILHDYAARLYPELQRLLPDVRFVRSYWLTSHPDTHETRRVQEVHRFIVASVKAVRNSFESN
- a CDS encoding NAD-dependent succinate-semialdehyde dehydrogenase; protein product: MTPTAAAGALQGSSTLRDRLKDPSLLREACYIDGSWIGSPSYSVNNPATGMELAKVPRLSADDATRAVEAAERAFAAWAKLTAKQRSNTLRKWYELIVANREDLALILTSEQGKPFTEALGEIDIGGAYVEFFAEEARRVYGETIPSPRPDARLLAIKQPIGVCGAITPWNFPNSMITRKVSPALAAGCTVVLKPASETPLSALALVALAEKAGVPKGVFNVITGDSRPIGKVLCEHPAVRFVGFTGSTEVGKILYRQAAVGVKKLGLELGGNAPFVVFDDADIDAAVEGAIVSKYRNMGQTCVCANRLYAQAGIYDEFVQKLSKKVAAMKIGDGTESGVVQGPLINMEAVDKIERHIADAVKRGAKVMTGGKRHVLGRSFFEPTVLADVTSDSLVAQEETFGPLAPIIRFKDEADVIAMCNASPFGLASYFYSRDLGRVWRVAEALESGMVGANTGLITTEVAPFGGVKESGLGREGSHHGMEEYVQIKYVMMAGL